In Podospora pseudopauciseta strain CBS 411.78 chromosome 3, whole genome shotgun sequence, one genomic interval encodes:
- a CDS encoding hypothetical protein (EggNog:ENOG503PA9U; COG:S) yields MGSLSPPSQSPPYQTYNLHPANWEDDPEVERRPVGVLDYFMPQTYNNYALFFRFSSPAAVTEEDKIRVVETLKAGFEHMFSQVRHLVGRLERNPEKPGELQYVRRKGDTVRFDVQHLGSEEAADGKKYPSMDELEEKHFRGVLLGDLKVWSIPGMTYGCHPPAHPSNNPVISAYKLNFIRGGFILNMHHHHFANDVIGWVGYTTQLSKICQALSRSRPIPPFPLSCLDNSALNPPSNTPPSSDKPIKPQVYNPPDPTKKGVSLLFHLPASKAAALKSLASSDLSSSHPNAWISTFDSLAALLLRSFIRLSPLDLDPATVPFYTHTINLRPRLSPPLHPGHQFNCIGCPLSVSPPAGVVQPTVGDIVSGWSLGRLALYVREMTQGIVTLENGVLDGMIREMGKAVDKVGLSIRLDELPEGGVYITDHRDVGGLLGGDWGFGKGRRTKLVAYRHLVDSIDQGGVVVYPSRAGVKGDEEEGIEFVVFAGGSEEVALGRLAGDREWGEWFEFRGLDGVDLRGR; encoded by the exons ATGGGATCATTgtcaccaccctctcaaTCACCACCTTACCAGACCTACAACCTTCATCCTGCCAATTGGGAGGATGACCCCGAGGTTGAACGCCGACCTGTGGGCGTATTGGATTACTTTATGCCGCAGACGTACAACAACTATGCCTTGTTCTTCCGGTTCTCTTCTCCAGCTGCTGTCACAGAGGAGGATAAAATCCGGGTTGTTGAGACCTTGAAGGCGGGGTTTGAGCACATGTTTTCTCAGGTCCGGCATCTGGTTGGGAGACTTGAGAGAAACCCTGAGAAACCAGGCGAGCTGCAGTatgtgaggaggaagggggacaCGGTCAGGTTTGATGTTCAGCATCTTGGCTCGGAGGAGGCAGCAGATGGGAAGAAGTACCCGAGTATGGAcgagttggaggagaagcactTTAGgggtgtgttgttgggggaTTTGAAGGTTTGGAGTATTCCTGGCATG ACCTACGGCTGCCACCCTCCAGCCCACCCATCCAACAACCCCGTCATCTCAGCCTACAAGCTCAACTTCATCCGGGGAGGCTTCATCTTGAAcatgcaccaccaccacttcgCCAACGACGTCATCGGCTGGGTAGGTTACACGACCCAGCTCTCCAAGATCTGCCAAGCCCTGTCTCGCTCTAGGCCTataccccccttccccctcagcTGCCTGGACAACTCAGCTCTCAACCCGCCCTcaaacacccccccatcatcagacAAACCGATCAAACCCCAGGTGTACAACCCCCCTGACCCAACCAAGAAAGGCGTCTCACTGCTATtccacctccccgcctccaaAGCCGCAGCATTGAAATCCCTCGCCTCATCCGACCTGTCCAGCTCCCACCCCAACGCATGGATCTCAACCTTTGACAGCCTCGCCGCCTTGCTCCTCCGCAGTTTCATACGGCTCTcccccctcgacctcgacccaGCTACCGTCCCGTTTTATACGCACACTATCAACCTCCGCCCGAGGCTGTCACCCCCTTTGCATCCAGGGCACCAGTTCAATTGCATCGGCTGCCCTCTCTCAGTTTCCCCGCCGGCAGGGGTGGTGCAGCCGACGGTGGGGGATATTGTCAGTGgttggagtttggggaggttggcgtTGTATGTAAGGGAGATGACGCAGGGGATTGTCACGTTGGAGAATGGGGTTTTGGATGGGATGATACGGGAGATGGGGAAGGCGGTGGATAAGGTGGGACTGAGTATCAGGTTGGATGAATTAccggagggaggggtgtaTATTACTGATCATAGGGATGTTGGGGGGTTGCTTGGAGGGGATTGGGGGTTTGGAAAggggcggaggacgaagTTGGTGGCGTATAGGCATTTGGTGGATAGCATTGACcaggggggggttgtggtttaCCCTTCGAGAGCGGGAGTAAaaggggatgaggaggaggggattgAGTTTGTGGTTTTTGCTGGGGGAAGTGAGGAGGTGgcgttggggaggttggcgggggATAGGGAATGGGGGGAGTGGTTTGAGTTTAGGGGGTTAGATGGGGTTGATTTGAGGGGTAGGTGA
- a CDS encoding hypothetical protein (COG:S; EggNog:ENOG503P07C) — MGRDKKKKGVVATAPTGTHAKSRHKKDRKGNPVDWAAPLPPGLVAIPDKPQLSKKYKTWYEAVENKNKKKRLEFEFTQNRQPPPGMEFVPIGNPALTTLCKELSRERDAMIFIVTSMNGVFSAALSFHLNRVGHHFRESIVEEARKTLGDDQLVGTSAQLGLPEPIPERQEDITKQADAAIRDLFPRIPHTDRQMILDHAFNKSRVAQSKDSIPVGLAADITLSRRVQLAVLAHIRHNHTRYDKLLKETSWVNARKAVESLCLDYLVKWRGDEETGRDQLDEILYEVIVISDSESDNEDDDEDDDEDDSSDTSVADDEDQAEANWVPPSIRAAQLRQNQTAAHPAVRQVAEQPRGDYGPRVAHPERSAIKKTQQKDRKAAKWAQRGFSRYQAARDVAWNEAVERQRRAPEESVTSAAPMANGRSASRGPLRLEYPTRLGSDLSTARSPQERVYYSQTPLDLHNGFQEAVSRPGYTDVAQRISTATGSHAPEAPRPYRIAVENERGPIVGSHTYPDRQGDRASHYHSQEPKEHVLQSIEPASPSRLTAKQHPSAFESAPMGYITHRAEDSYSRPTEARGYRTPGGEEGFVRLPPRSEQNWMPGGPADSSLHRLTTYQDIVPRHDDVAHLRSEARPVYVEDSGLVRRSEARPIYIEGPSAPTPHHWAEPIRPQPAGRSYTVRGTADVRPAVPMDTVRHDSRFVEDRNQPMDRLRGDFIEIVRLSNNFPRRHELSPIPVDTGEFDARPVPVNHPSRRYERVVAVERPGYLQEHAGRVPVYEQADFIRLPQRSERQERVVGYQYYPARPGYDQVATYEADRPHQPYGTAAPMAYPGAENQQPRFVRRVPRHDEIIAID, encoded by the exons ATGGGCagggacaagaagaagaagggcgttGTTGCGACGGCTCCCACCGGAACTCATGCCAAGAGCAGGCATAAGAAAGATCGCAAAGGAAATCCTGTGGATTGGGCGGCCCCTCTGCCCCCAGGTTTGGTTGCTATTCCTGACAAGCCACAGCTCAGCAAGAAGTACAAGACATGGTACGAGGCCGtcgagaacaagaacaaaaagaagaggcTCGAATTCGAG TTCACCCAAAACCGACAACCTCCCCCGGGCATGGAATTTGTTCCTATTGGGAACCCCGCCCTGACGACTCTCTGTAAGGAGCTGTCTCGAGAGCGCGATGCTATGATCTTCATCGTGACG TCAATGAATGGTGTATTCTCGGCAGCCTTAAGCTTTCACCTCAACCGTGTGGGCCACCACTTCCGGGAGTCAATTGTGGAGGAAGCTCGCAAAACTCTTGGGGATGATCAGCTGGTTGGTACCAGTGCTCAGCTGGGCCTTCCTGAACCCATCCCGGAGAGACAAGAAGACATCACCAAGCAAGCTGACGCAGCTATAAGAGATCTGTTTCCGCGCATTCCTCATACCGACCGCCAGATGATTCTGGATCATGCGTTTaacaag TCGAGGGTCGCACAGAGCAAAGACTCTATTCCGGTTGGCCTTGCTGCCGACATAACCTTGTCACGCCGAGTTCAGCTCGCTGTATTGGCCCATATCCGCCATAACCATACTCGGTATGATAAGCTGCTCAAAGAGACATCTTGGGTCAATGCGAGAAAAGCCGTCGAGTCCCTCTGCCTCGACTACCTCGTCAAGTGGCGAGGAGATGAGGAGACAGGACGAGACCAGCTCGATGAGATTCTGTACGAGGTCATCGTGATCTCCGATTCTGAGAGCGAcaatgaggatgatgatgaagatgacgacgaggatgattCGTCTGATACCTCGGTGGCAGACGATGAAGACCAAGCGGAGGCGAACTGGGTGCCTCCCTCCATCCGAGCTGCGCAATTACGGCAGAACCAAACTGCCGCCCACCCTGCGGTTCGACAGGTTGCTGAGCAGCCTCGCGGGGACTATGGTCCCCGCGTGGCCCACCCAGAGCGCAGCGCTATCAAGAAGACTCAACAGAAAGATCGCAAAGCTGCCAAGTGGGCACAGCGCGGGTTCAGTCGCTATCAAGCGGCCCGCGACGTGGCTTGGAATGAGGCTGTGGAGCGTCAACGACGTGCACCAGAAGAATCCGTAACTTCTGCAGCTCCAATGGCCAATGGTAGGTCTGCCAGCCGTGGCCCGTTACGCCTCGAATACCCAACTCGGTTGGGATCTGATCTTTCTACAGCTCGCAGTCCACAGGAGCGGGTATATTATTCTCAAACTCCCCTCGATCTCCACAACGGGTTCCAAGAGGCTGTGAGCCGGCCTGGCTACACGGATGTAGCGCAGCGTATCTCTACTGCCACCGGTAGTCATGCTCCAGAGGCGCCACGCCCTTACAGGATTGCAGTTGAGAATGAACGTGGACCTATAGTTGGGTCTCATACCTATCCTGACCGTCAGGGTGACCGGGCGAGTCACTATCACAGCCAGGAACCCAAGGAGCATGTTTTACAGTCGATCGAGCCTGCCTCTCCCTCACGACTCACTGCGAAGCAACATCCCTCCGCGTTTGAGTCTGCTCCGATGGGATACATAACACATCGTGCTGAAGACTCCTACAGCAGGCCCACTGAGGCGCGCGGATACCGGACACCGGGCGGTGAGGAAGGCTTCGTCAGACTACCTCCGCGGTCTGAACAGAACTGGATGCCCGGCGGACCTGCTGATTCGAGTTTGCACCGCTTAACAACATACCAGGATATTGTTCCACGCCATGATGACGTGGCGCACCTTAGGTCAGAGGCAAGACCCGTTTATGTCGAGGACAGCGGGCTAGTCCGTAGGTCGGAAGCCCGTCCCATCTACATTGAAGGCCCCTCAGCGCCTACGCCGCATCATTGGGCAGAGCCTATACGTCCACAGCCCGCCGGTCGTTCTTACACCGTCAGAGGGACTGCCGATGTTCGCCCAGCTGTTCCTATGGATACTGTGAGGCATGATAGTCGGTTTGTTGAGGATAGGAATCAGCCCATGGACCGTTTGCGAGGAGATTTTATAGAGATTGTTCGcctctccaacaacttccCAAGGCGACATGAGCTGAGCCCAATTCCGGTTGACACGGGCGAATTTGACGCCCGCCCTGTGCCTGTCAATCATCCGTCCCGGCGATACGAGCGAGTTGTGGCTGTCGAAAGGCCAGGCTACTTACAAGAGCATGCCGGCCGTGTTCCAGTCTATGAGCAAGCTGATTTCATCCGTCTGCCGCAGCGATCGGAGCGCCAGGAACGTGTTGTTGGGTATCAATATTACCCAGCTCGTCCAGG TTACGACCAAGTCGCCACATATGAAGCTGACCGCCCGCATCAACCCTATGGAACGGCTGCTCCCATGGCGTATCCTGGCGCTGAAAATCAACAGCCACGCTTTGTGCGGCGAGTCCCAAGACATGACGAAATAATCGCGATCGATTAA
- a CDS encoding hypothetical protein (COG:A; EggNog:ENOG503NW41) yields MADFDLGPSFIPALYKPAALLPIAKHREALLYLIETSPVTIVVGQTGSGKSTQIPQFLEQAGWCADGKIIGVTQPRRVAATTVAMRVAEEVGCEVGKEALVDPLLSRYSVVMVDEAHERSISSDILLGLLKKVRRKRPELRIIISSATLQAEDFRDFFSESDEETPKDDKDAAKVASIISLEGRTYPIDILYLEQPAEDYLEKAVSTVFDIHANEPKGDILVFLTGRDEIEQAVQAVAERSAQLPPGSDSLLPLPMYAGLSTEQQNYIFEETPENFRKVIFSTNISEASVTIDGIVYVVDSGFVKLRAYNPQTGIESLTATPVSKASAAQRSGRAGRTKPGKCYRLYTEEAYQALPDANVPEIQRSNLAPFLLQLKALGIDNVLRFDFITPPPAELMVRALELLYSLGALDEYSKLTNPLGLRMAELAVEPMMSKTLLSAPSFGCLSEILTIAAMTSVGGTIWIQHDGEKKKTESAKRKFSTEEGDHLTLLNVYQAFVTKGRKEARFCHENMLNFKAMSRAVSIRAQLKRSLERFGVVVDESLASGSTSSTAAGSASINKAEQIRRCLTSGYFAHAARMQPDGSFKNVSGTTVLHAHPSSIMFNRKADWVIFHEVMETGDKTYIRDITKVEKNWLLEYAPEFYKTST; encoded by the exons ATGGCCGACTTTGATCTTGGACCGTCTTTTATTCCCGCCTTGTACAAGCCGGCAGCCCTGTTGCCTATTGCCAAGCATCGAGAAGCCCTCTTGTACCTGATTGAAACCTCCCCTGTCACTATCGTCGTGGGTCAAACCGGCTCAGGCAAAAGTACTCAGATCCCCCAATTTCTCGAGCAGGCAGGATGGTGTGCTGATGGCAAGATTATCGGAGTGACACAGCCTCGGCGTGTTGCAGCAACCACCGTTGCCATGAGAGTTGCAGAAGAGGTTGGTTGTGAGGTGGGCAAGGAA GCACTGGTCGACCCTCTCTTGTCTCGATACTCGGTCGTCATGGTCGATGAGGCCCATGAGCGATCCATCAGTTCTGATATCCTCCTCGGGTTACTCAAAAAAGTTCGCAGGAAGAGACCTGAGCTCAGGATTATCATCAGCAGCGCCACGCTCCAAGCCGAAGACTTTCGAGACTTCTTTTCGGAGTCCGACGAAGAAACACCAAAAGACGACAAAGATGCCGCAAAGGTTgcctccatcatcagcctCGAGGGCAGAACCTACCCCATCGACATCTTGTACCTGGAGCAACCAGCCGAGGATTACCTCGAGAAGGCTGTTTCAACCGTCTTTGACATTCACGCTAACGAGCCAAAAGGCGACATTCTCGTGTTCCTGACGGGAAGAGACGAGATCGAACAAGCTGTCCAGGCTGTTGCAGAGCGGTCAGCTCAGCTCCCTCCAGGATCCGATTCCCTCCTGCCCCTACCAATGTATGCCGGTCTATCGACAGAGCAGCAAAATTACATTTTCGAGGAGACCCCAGAGAACTTCAGGAAGGTTATCTTCTCTACCAACATTTCCGAGGCATCTGTGACGATTGACGGAATCGTCTACGTAGTCGATTCTGGGTTCGTCAAGCTGCGCGCCTACAACCCTCAAACTGGCATCGAGAGTCTGACAGCCACGCCAGTCTCGAAGGCATCCGCTGCTCAAAGGTCAGGACGTGCAGGCCGAACCAAACCTGGAAAGTGCTACAGACTCTACACCGAGGAAGCTTACCAAGCTTTGCCTGACGCCAACGTGCCCGAAATTCAACGCTCGAACCTGgctcctttcctcctccagctcaaaGCGCTGGGGATAGACAATGTCCTTCGGTTTGACTTCATCACACCGCCCCCAGCAGAACTGATGGTCAGGGCACTTGAACTGCTCTACTCGCTTGGCGCGCTGGATGAATACTCCAAACTGACAAATCCCTTGGGCCTGAGGATGGCAGAGTTGGCAGTGGAACCCATGATGAGCAAGACCCTCCTCTCGGCACCCTCTTTTGGCTGCTTGAGCGAGATATTGACGATTGCCGCCATGACAAGCGTTGGTGGGACGATATGGATCCAGCATGAtggcgagaagaagaagacggagaGCGCGAAGCGGAAGTTCTCAACCGAGGAAGGAGACCATCTAACCCTCTTGAATGTATACCAGGCCTTTGTGACCAAGGGCCGCAAGGAGGCACGTTTCTGCCACGAAAACATGTTGAATTTCAAGGCGATGTCGCGAGCAGTTAGCATTCGAGCCCAGCTCAAACGTTCTCTAGAGCGATTTGGAGTCGTAGTCGATGAATCGCTTGCGAGCGGTTCCACATCCTCGACCGCTGCTGGCTCGGCCTCCATCAACAAAGCAGAACAGATTCGACGCTGCTTGACCTCGGGTTACTTCGCCCACGCAGCGAGAATGCAGCCAGATGGATCTTTCAAAAACGTGTCTGGGACAACGGTCCTTCATGCTCACCCGAGCTCGATCATGTTCAACCGCAAGGCTGACTGGGTCATCTTTCACGAGGTGATGGAAACCGGCGACAAGACTTATATCAGAGATATCACCAAGGTCGAGAAGAACTGGCTGCTGGAGTACGCTCCCGAGTTTTACAAGACGTCGACTTAA
- a CDS encoding hypothetical protein (EggNog:ENOG503NY7V) — MEGGFLDGQLYPMGPRVPGLEKRGLAVEMPTPISGIKFPRAVLAARAEETDCPDPRLCQKPVGSSSMTLPIVLGVCIPLVGAIGVLIYLHRRTVKKNREEDMHDPHKSLDFGLGADFAKKNGAGVANSADPSRFNRQKRQQMSMDMNLSSPYLLPDVGQSRDSLNSLARTLKANDDPYSRSDAGSIRSFAHKNGDAASVYTRAASRSASRQDGPLSPPQTRSPPRLGSMPPNSPLFPPSPSHMRPPQSPLPQPPNKPANSQGWEEQDIGVATDAPILQQPPAAAQRDARKSPLSPTLKTSDSSLDLAPPVNPFEKPEAQEIDTPTEPTHVGLGLMHGEPAQASVRTSTSTVNSELESKAQRGQPAQAPAVIEPERAEFHDFDFTDMPRMPRSPSPEGRKENQLDADEPRGRNMQRTSHLYGQQEGAANGLGVPMGDNRRLSVGFRPLPPDEITESEDPEYRANRIRSFYKEYFEDSAADRPPMPPMPQNIPAQHQQKRPGPPGPQNGGYYDDYAADAPYFDPASNSFIMPYAQPVSRRAMTPPPSGQRFPGPRGPGGPRGPGPRGPPGPPGLRGPPRPGSSVSNQIGGPSRPGSSMSNAYGRPRAGSTMSGGRFGGNGGNRTPVPPPMDLTTLPTPSMMKDDSFAILNAADFAPPENFASRARGRSQSPAGERRPYERKVPVHSPLVNAFDELPVLPSPHTLRKSSTFTGLDFAPPRKFVNDNDARSDAGSIRSNRSGLSNVHAQAIKNGAGRISKLPGDQIFTPDALAQTLKPSWGLRDKV, encoded by the exons ATGGAGGGAGGATTTTTAGATGGACAGCTTTATCCCATGGGGCCTAGGGTCCCGGGACTGGAGAAGCGCGGCCTTGCCGTGGAGATGCCCACGCCAATTTCTGGAATTAAGTTCCCTCGCGCCGTTTTGGCTGCGAGAGCCGAGGAGACCGACTGCCCGGATCCGCGACTTTGCCAGAAGCCGGTTGGCTCGTCTTCCATGACCTTGCCAATTGTTCTTGGAGTATG CATTCCCTTGGTTGGAGCGATTGGTGTTTTGATTTACCTTCACCGGAGGACGGTCAAAAAGAacagggaggaggatatgcATGATCCCCACAAGTCCCTGGATTTTGGGTTGGGCGCCGATTTTGCGAAGAAGAACGGCGCCGGTGTGGCCAACAGTGCCGACCCGTCGCGCTTCAACCGTCAAAAGCGCCAGCAAATGTCAATGGACATGAACCTTTCCAGCCCCTATCTTCTCCCGGATGTTGGCCAGTCTCGGGATTCCCTCAACTCTCTGGCCCGCACTCTCAAGGCAAACGATGACCCGTACAGCCGTAGCGATGCTGGTTCGATAAGATCGTTCGCGCACAAGAACGGAGACGCCGCCTCGGTGTACACTCGCGCTGCTAGTCGCTCTGCCAGTCGCCAGGATGGCCCGCTTTCCCCCCCTCAGACAAGGAGTCCTCCACGCCTCGGCAGCATGCCGCCCAACTcgccccttttccccccatCGCCGAGCCATATGCGCCCACCACAGTCACCCCTTCCTCAGCCACCCAACAAGCCGGCCAACTCGCAAGGGTGGGAAGAGCAAGACATTGGTGTTGCAACGGATGCGCCCATTCTTCAGCAGCCGCCCGCTGCCGCTCAAAGGGATGCTCGGAAatctcctctctctcctacTCTCAAGACCAGCGACTCTAGCCTTGATCTCGCTCCTCCAGTTAATCCCTTCGAGAAGCCCGAGGCTCAAGAAATTGACACTCCCACCGAGCCCACTCATGTTGGTCTGGGACTCATGCACGGCGAGCCCGCTCAGGCCTCAGTCAGGACCTCCACTTCGACAGTCAACAGCGAACTCGAGAGCAAAGCGCAACGCGGGCAGCCCGCCCAAGCGCCTGCCGTGATCGAGCCTGAACGCGCCGAGTTCCACGACTTCGACTTCACCGATATGCCCAGGATGCCCCGGTCACCCTCGCCCGAGGGCCGTAAGGAGAACCAACTTGATGCGGACGAGCCCAGAGGCCGTAATATGCAGAGGACGTCACATCTGTATGGCCAGCAGGAGGGGGCTGCGAATGGCTTGGGCGTCCCGATGGGCGACAACCGTCGTCTTTCTGTTGGTTTCCGTCCTCTGCCGCCAGACGAGATCACGGAATCCGAGGACCCAGAGTACAGAGCCAACCGCATCAGATCTTTCTACAAGGAGTACTTTGAGGATTCCGCTGCTGACAGACCACCGATGCCACCCATGCCCCAGAACATCCCagcccagcaccagcaaaAGCGCCCTGGACCGCCCGGGCCACAGAACGGAGGGTACTACGATGACTACGCCGCGGATGCTCCTTACTTTGATCCTGCCTCGAACTCTTTCATCATGCCGTATGCCCAGCCTGTTTCTCGCCGTGCCATGACACCCCCCCCATCCGGACAGAGATTCCCCGGTCCCAGAGGTCCTGGTGGTCCAAGAGGTCCCGGTCCGAGAGGACCGCCTGGCCCGCCCGGCCTCCGCGGTCCTCCCAGACCTGGGTCTTCCGTTTCCAACCAGATCGGCGGTCCCTCCCGCCCGGGATCCAGCATGTCGAACGCCTACGGCCGACCCCGCGCCGGTTCCACCATGTCCGGTGGTCGTTTCGGTGGTAACGGTGGCAACAGAACGCCCGTTCCTCCCCCGATGgatctcaccaccctcccaaccccctccatgATGAAGGACGACTCGTTTGCCATCCTGAACGCGGCCGATTTCGCTCCTCCCGAGAATTTTGCCTCGCGTGCCCGTGGCAGATCCCAGAGCCCAGCTGGCGAGCGCCGACCGTATGAGAGGAAGGTCCCAGTGCACTCGCCCTTGGTGAACGCCTTTGATGAACTCCCCGTTCTCCCCAGCCC TCATACCCTCCGCAAATCCAGCACCTTTACCGGTCTCGACTTTGCGCCCCCCCGCAAGTTCgtcaacgacaacgacgccCGCAGCGACGCCGGCTCCATCCGCAGCAACCGCAGCGGCTTGTCGAATGTGCACGCCCAAGCCATCAAGAACGGCGCGGGCCGCATCAGCAAGCTGCCCGGCGACCAGATCTTCACCCCAGACGCCCTGGCTCAGACCTTGAAGCCATCATGGGGTCTGCGTGACAAGGtgtaa
- a CDS encoding hypothetical protein (COG:S; EggNog:ENOG503P3S3) codes for MTQLTPEEEAASARAAHQAALRKAKREAKIRAGAESRLNKITGLGGGVQRVDPSSTTAPPSTISDATTTSAIPAAASVTASVHDADPEEVDISTSEHFYRPASTNRIPPVESDIDEQALRQMMLGLDGPGITPPPMGMGMGGGKKMEEDPMMAMMMQMLGGGGAAPGGGGAPPQNPFAGLAGMGGGFPGMPGMEQPPQQQQPPSKIPGLFKILHTLIALSLGLYLLLSTPFTGSKLDRDKSALADSGAAVFQSEAESQAKRNFVWGFATAEILLFTTRFILESQAGIRGEQSSGILGGLMNFLPPPWKGRVEMGIRYAKVVGRVRGDVLLVVFVLGVGSWLRG; via the exons atGACGCAACTCACccccgaagaagaagccgccTCGGCGCGCGCAGCCCACCAGGCGGCGCTGAGGAAGGCGAAGCGCGAGGCGAAGATCAGGGCGGGGGCCGAGTCGAGGTTGAATAAGATTACcggtttggggggtggtgtgcaAAGGG TGGACCCTTCGAGCACAACCgcacctccctccaccatcaGTGATGCCACTACTACATCCGCCATCCCTGCTGCCGCTTCTGTCACTGCCTCCGTCCACGATGCCGACCCAGAAGAAGTCGACATCTCCACCTCGGAACACTTCTATCGACCGGCGAGTACGAATCGGATCCCCCCCGTTGAGTCGGACATCGACGAGCAGGCGCTAAGGCAGATGATGCTTGGACTTGACGGACCGGGCatcacaccaccccccatgggaatggggatgggaggggggaagaaaatggaggaggacccgatgatggcgatgatgatgcagaTGCTTGGAGGCGGTGGCGCTGCccctggtggtggtggcgctCCTCCGCAAAACCCGTTTGCTGGTCTTGCTGGCATGGGCGGTGGGTTTCCTGGTATGCCTGGTATGGAACAGccaccccagcaacaacagccgcCCTCAAAAATCCCCGGTCTCTTCAAAATCTTGCATACGCTTATCGCCCTTTCGCTGGGGCTGTACCTGCTGCTCAGCACACCCTTCACTGGCTCAAAGCTCGACCGTGACAAGTCGGCATTGGCGGATTCAGGCGCGGCAGTGTTCCAGTCAGAAGCGGAGAGCCAGGCCAAGAGGAACTTTGTCTGGGGGTTTGCCACTGCGGAGATTTTACTGTTTACGACGAGGTTTATTTTGGAGAGTCAGGCGGGGATTAGGGGGGAGCAGAGCTCTGGGATCTTGGGCGGGTTGATGAATTtcctgccgccgccgtggaAGGGACGGGTCGAGATGGGGATTAGGTATGCCAAGGTTGTGGGtagggtgaggggggacGTGCTTTTGgtcgtttttgttttgggagtggggagttggttgaggggttaa